Within Oncorhynchus keta strain PuntledgeMale-10-30-2019 chromosome 30, Oket_V2, whole genome shotgun sequence, the genomic segment gaagaacttgactgtcctgcacagagccctgacctcatccccatcaaacacttttgggaggaattggaacgccaactgtaAGCCAGCTTAAtcgccaaacatcagtgcccgacctcactaatgctcttctggctgaaaggaagcaagtccctgtagcaatgttccaacatctagtggaaaggctGTTATTGCAacaaaaggggggaccaactccctattaatgcccatgattttggagtgagatgttcgacgagcaggtatccacaaactttggtcatgtagtgtacctgtagAGGGAGGGGTCTTTCTTGAGGATGTCCATGTTGATGTGCTGCTCGATGAGGCTGAAGAGCAGGATGGGTAGAGAGGTAAAGCTGATATTGTACAGTGTCAGATAGGCTGTGTCATACAGcggctggagagagacaggatggTAGAGAACAACCAAGATCAGTCATTTAAAACAATATTTATATCTTACTCATTTGTCATGCATTCTTAACCAGAGAAAAACAATTCAAACTTCTCCACAAAGTCATGGTTTAAAGTACTACAATTTTTGAGAACATCTTTTATGTACCTGTTGGGAGAAGCCACAGAAGAACTGGTAGAGGAACTGAGGGAAGATGAAGGCGACATTCTGAGGAAAAATAAAATTATGTGTTAATGCTTAATCATCGGTAGTTCTAAGTTACATTTAGTGAGAAAACACTCACTTTGTAGAAGAAGTACTGGACAAGCTCTGAGATGCggatgtagtagtagtgtccGTGAACCAGCAGCATCTTCTTCAGGTGTTTGAACTTCGGGATGGCGTAGTCACTGTTCCGCGCTGCCTGGCGACCCTCTTTACCCATGATGCCTTAGGGGAGGACATGACTGATCACTTTTACCATTTGTTATGCAAGTCATATAcatgaataaaaatatataaaactacattcaaatatatatatataaaatcaacCAATCTAAATCGTATTCAAATTCAAATAACTTTATTGAAAAGAGGCCCATTTACAGTGAACAGGGTAATACTAACCGATGCCCACGTGAGCCTCCAGGATCATGCTAACATCATTAGCCCCGTCTCCAATGGCTAGCGTGATGGGGTGTTCTGGAGACGATTTGATCAGCTTCACAATCTGGCAACACAACGTTTCAGGATCAGTGAGATAAGCGTTTTTAGAGCAAAACCTACAGACAATGTTATATGAACCTAACCACTGTATATTAACCTATATTAACATGACAGAGAGGATACTTGTAGTAGTAAGACTTCCTATGTGAATGTCAGTACATATTACATCACAGCCCATATTCCTCTGCCTCCTAGCACAGTGGGGGAGAACTAGAGAGAAGGGTGATATTGTGATATTGTGCAGAAAGAGATAGTGACAGTCATATCAGACAGAGCTCAATAGAACTCCTCAGTAAGAGATAGTGACAGTCATATCAGACAGAGCTCAATAGAACTCCTCCGTAAGAGATAGTGACAGTCATATCAGACAGAGCTCAATAGAACTCCTCAGTAAGAGATAGTGACAGTCATATCAGTCAGAGTTCAATAGAACTCCTCAGTAAGAGATAGTGACAGTCATATCAGACAGAGCTCAATAGAACTCCTCAGTAAGAGATAGTGACAGTCATATCAGTCAGAGTTCAATAGAACTCCTCAGTAAGAGATAGTGACAGTCATATCAGACAGAGCTCAATAGAACTCCTCAGTAAGAGATAGTGACAGTCATATCAGACAGAGCTCAATAGAACTCCTCAGTAAGAGATAGTGACAGTCATATCAGACAGAGCTCAATAGAACTCCTCAGTAAGAGATAGTGACAGTCATATCAGACAGAGCACAATAGAACTCCTCAGTAAGAGATAGCGACAGTCATATCAGACAGAGCTCAATAGAACTCCTCAGTAAGAGATAGCGACAGTCATATCAGACAGAGCTCAATAGAACTCCTCCGTAAGAGATAGTGACAGTCATATCAGACAGAGCTCAATAGAACTCCTCCGTAAGAGATAGCGACAGTCATATCAGACAGAGCTCAATAGAACTCCTCCGTAAGAGATAGTGACAGTCATATCAGACAGAGCTCAATAGAACTCCTCAGTAAGAGATAGTGACAGTCATATCAGAGAGCTCAATAGAACTCCTCAGTAGGAGAAGGTGACAGTCATATCAGACAGAGCTCAATAGAACTCCTCAGTAAAGATGGAGAGAGTCATATGAGAGAGAGCTCAATAGAACTCCTCAGTAGGAGATAGTGACAGTCATATCAGACAGAGCTCAATAGAACTCCTCAGTAAGAGATAGTGACAGTCATATCAGACAGAGCTCAATAGAACTCCTCAGTAAGAGATAGTGACAGTCATATCAGACAGAGCTCAATAGAACTCCTCCGTAAGAGATAGTGACAGTCATATCAGACAGAGCTCAATAGAACTCCTCAGTAAGAGATAGTGACAGTCATATCAGAGAGCTCAATAGAACTCCTCAGTAGGAGAGGGTGACAGTCATATCAGACAGAGCTCAATAGAACTCCTCAGTAAAGATGGAGACAGTCATATGAGAGAGAGCTCAATAGAACTCCTCAGTAAGAGATAGTGACAGTCAGACAGAGCTCAATATAACTCCTCAGTAAAGATGGAGACAGTGATATGAGAGAGAGCTCAATAGAACTCCTCAGTAAAGATAGACAGTCATATCAGACAGAGCTCAATAAAACACCTCAGTAAAGATGGAGACAGTCATATGAGAGAGAGCTCAATAGAACTCCTCAGTAAAGATGGAGACAGTCATATGAGAGAGCTCAATATAACTCTTCAGTAAGAGATAGTGAGTCATATCAGTCAGAGTTCAATAGAACTCCTCAGTAAGAGATAGTGACAGCCATGTCAGACAGAGCtcaatataatatactgtaattcATCAGTcccaaataacatctgctatgacAGGTGGGGTctaatgtgagagagagagagagagagagagagagatagaagagggggagacagaaaggTAATGTGTCGGAGACAAAtagagtggagagagagcgagaagggcAACAGTCTGGAGTGGCACTAATTGGTAACCAGAGACcagaggtgggggagggagggaggtagtggaGTCCAGTAAGTAGAGAGGTGAAACATCAACCAGCTCAACACTCCATCAGACTGTGTCAGTGCTTCCTTCACTTAACCTAGCCGTGACGGATCACATGACACCAAAGTCATGTTGGTCAGAAATAGGTGTGGAAACGTGTCGTTTGAAATAACTTGGCCTGATAGGCTACCTGTGCTTTCTGGAGGGGAGCCATGCGGCAGCAGAGCACAGCGCTGCAGTTCCTACAGATCTCCAGGAAGATCTCCTTGTAGTTCCCCTGACTGGAGTCCTCCTGACTGGGCTTCAGCACCGCAGACAGGGTGGCCCCGTCGATGATCAGACCGTAGTCCACACAGTCAGCAGACagactggggacacacacacacagagatacacacgttaacacacacagtctttaactaaccttgtggggggACACAATTTATaaccattcaaaatcctattttccctaactcctaaccctaaacttaactctaactctaagcCCAAAACCGAACCTTAACCGTAACCCTTAAcctaaacgtgtgtgtgtgtgttgggatccCGGCACCCACCCTGAGAAGGTGTCTCTGGTCATGCTACCATGCTGTCTGAGTACAGTTTTACTCAGGTCAAACAGAACGTCATGTAGACTCTGTTCCTCGGTGCGTTTGGTGGTCAGCTCCAGTATCTGTGTGGAGCGGCGAAACAGCTTGCTAGCGTAACAAGTAGCTGCCGCCGTCTCCATCTTGTCTCCGGTCAGCACCCACACCTTCATCCCAGCCTTCTGGAGAGACTCGATGGTGTCTGCTGCCTTGTCCTGGAGCCTGGAGAACAGGCAACATAAAGTCAGGCAGCAGCCAATGG encodes:
- the LOC118378150 gene encoding phospholipid-transporting ATPase IH-like isoform X1 — protein: MTMYSVVPLTANDHVQRFSIGCCLTLCCLFSRLQDKAADTIESLQKAGMKVWVLTGDKMETAAATCYASKLFRRSTQILELTTKRTEEQSLHDVLFDLSKTVLRQHGSMTRDTFSGLSADCVDYGLIIDGATLSAVLKPSQEDSSQGNYKEIFLEICRNCSAVLCCRMAPLQKAQIVKLIKSSPEHPITLAIGDGANDVSMILEAHVGIGIMGKEGRQAARNSDYAIPKFKHLKKMLLVHGHYYYIRISELVQYFFYKNVAFIFPQFLYQFFCGFSQQPLYDTAYLTLYNISFTSLPILLFSLIEQHINMDILKKDPSLYRDIAKNSLLRWPIFIYWTFLGVFDAVVFFFGSYFLFNNSTFTSNGQLMTTNTQMMFGNWTFGTLVFTVLVFTVTLKLAMDTHYWTWINHFVIWGSLLFFVIFSLLWGGIIWPFLNYQRMYYVFIQMLSSGPAWLSIILLIVTSLLPDVVKKVVCRALWPTTTERIQLYAACGYIPGLLQNADKLYNGQLSEFTPLASLHAPTRRRADHQNPIPRRSEPFTKKLMFTHWRSGPDYCTFTPLLRFAGNSRHSGAGYAHNGAGPETSV
- the LOC118378150 gene encoding phospholipid-transporting ATPase IH-like isoform X6, encoding MTMYSVVPLTANDHVQRFSIGCCLTLCCLFSRLQDKAADTIESLQKAGMKVWVLTGDKMETAAATCYASKLFRRSTQILELTTKRTEEQSLHDVLFDLSKTVLRQHGSMTRDTFSGLSADCVDYGLIIDGATLSAVLKPSQEDSSQGNYKEIFLEICRNCSAVLCCRMAPLQKAQIVKLIKSSPEHPITLAIGDGANDVSMILEAHVGIGIMGKEGRQAARNSDYAIPKFKHLKKMLLVHGHYYYIRISELVQYFFYKNVAFIFPQFLYQFFCGFSQQPLYDTAYLTLYNISFTSLPILLFSLIEQHINMDILKKDPSLYRDIAKNSLLRWPIFIYWTFLGVFDAVVFFFGSYFLFNNSTFTSNGQLMTTNTQMMFGNWTFGTLVFTVLVFTVTLKLAMDTHYWTWINHFVIWGSLLFFVIFSLLWGGIIWPFLNYQRMYYVFIQMLSSGPAWLSIILLIVTSLLPDVVKKVVCRALWPTTTERIQRMRADRNIDGVMTYSRDSLLDGGVALSTSEA
- the LOC118378150 gene encoding phospholipid-transporting ATPase IH-like isoform X2; this translates as MTMYSVVPLTANDHVQRFSIGCCLTLCCLFSRLQDKAADTIESLQKAGMKVWVLTGDKMETAAATCYASKLFRRSTQILELTTKRTEEQSLHDVLFDLSKTVLRQHGSMTRDTFSGLSADCVDYGLIIDGATLSAVLKPSQEDSSQGNYKEIFLEICRNCSAVLCCRMAPLQKAQIVKLIKSSPEHPITLAIGDGANDVSMILEAHVGIGIMGKEGRQAARNSDYAIPKFKHLKKMLLVHGHYYYIRISELVQYFFYKNVAFIFPQFLYQFFCGFSQQPLYDTAYLTLYNISFTSLPILLFSLIEQHINMDILKKDPSLYRDIAKNSLLRWPIFIYWTFLGVFDAVVFFFGSYFLFNNSTFTSNGQMFGNWTFGTLVFTVLVFTVTLKLAMDTHYWTWINHFVIWGSLLFFVIFSLLWGGIIWPFLNYQRMYYVFIQMLSSGPAWLSIILLIVTSLLPDVVKKVVCRALWPTTTERIQLYAACGYIPGLLQNADKLYNGQLSEFTPLASLHAPTRRRADHQNPIPRRSEPFTKKLMFTHWRSGPDYCTFTPLLRFAGNSRHSGAGYAHNGAGPETSV
- the LOC118378150 gene encoding phospholipid-transporting ATPase IH-like isoform X7, with product MTMYSVVPLTANDHVQRFSIGCCLTLCCLFSRLQDKAADTIESLQKAGMKVWVLTGDKMETAAATCYASKLFRRSTQILELTTKRTEEQSLHDVLFDLSKTVLRQHGSMTRDTFSGLSADCVDYGLIIDGATLSAVLKPSQEDSSQGNYKEIFLEICRNCSAVLCCRMAPLQKAQIVKLIKSSPEHPITLAIGDGANDVSMILEAHVGIGIMGKEGRQAARNSDYAIPKFKHLKKMLLVHGHYYYIRISELVQYFFYKNVAFIFPQFLYQFFCGFSQQPLYDTAYLTLYNISFTSLPILLFSLIEQHINMDILKKDPSLYRDIAKNSLLRWPIFIYWTFLGVFDAVVFFFGSYFLFNNSTFTSNGQLMTTNTQMMFGNWTFGTLVFTVLVFTVTLKLAMDTHYWTWINHFVIWGSLLFFVIFSLLWGGIIWPFLNYQRMYYVFIQMLSSGPAWLSIILLIVTSLLPDVVKKVVCRALWPTTTERIQTKRPCLTSEQSTIFMLSQTSSRLSF
- the LOC118378150 gene encoding phospholipid-transporting ATPase IH-like isoform X5, with translation MTMYSVVPLTANDHVQRFSIGCCLTLCCLFSRLQDKAADTIESLQKAGMKVWVLTGDKMETAAATCYASKLFRRSTQILELTTKRTEEQSLHDVLFDLSKTVLRQHGSMTRDTFSGLSADCVDYGLIIDGATLSAVLKPSQEDSSQGNYKEIFLEICRNCSAVLCCRMAPLQKAQIVKLIKSSPEHPITLAIGDGANDVSMILEAHVGIGIMGKEGRQAARNSDYAIPKFKHLKKMLLVHGHYYYIRISELVQYFFYKNVAFIFPQFLYQFFCGFSQQPLYDTAYLTLYNISFTSLPILLFSLIEQHINMDILKKDPSLYRDIAKNSLLRWPIFIYWTFLGVFDAVVFFFGSYFLFNNSTFTSNGQLMTTNTQMMFGNWTFGTLVFTVLVFTVTLKLAMDTHYWTWINHFVIWGSLLFFVIFSLLWGGIIWPFLNYQRMYYVFIQMLSSGPAWLSIILLIVTSLLPDVVKKVVCRALWPTTTERIQNADKLYNGQLSEFTPLASLHAPTRRRADHQNPIPRRTNWCCLCAYVLSRNTP
- the LOC118378150 gene encoding phospholipid-transporting ATPase IH-like isoform X3, with the translated sequence MTMYSVVPLTANDHVQRFSIGCCLTLCCLFSRLQDKAADTIESLQKAGMKVWVLTGDKMETAAATCYASKLFRRSTQILELTTKRTEEQSLHDVLFDLSKTVLRQHGSMTRDTFSGLSADCVDYGLIIDGATLSAVLKPSQEDSSQGNYKEIFLEICRNCSAVLCCRMAPLQKAQIVKLIKSSPEHPITLAIGDGANDVSMILEAHVGIGIMGKEGRQAARNSDYAIPKFKHLKKMLLVHGHYYYIRISELVQYFFYKNVAFIFPQFLYQFFCGFSQQPLYDTAYLTLYNISFTSLPILLFSLIEQHINMDILKKDPSLYRDIAKNSLLRWPIFIYWTFLGVFDAVVFFFGSYFLFNNSTFTSNGQLMTTNTQMMFGNWTFGTLVFTVLVFTVTLKLAMDTHYWTWINHFVIWGSLLFFVIFSLLWGGIIWPFLNYQRMYYVFIQMLSSGPAWLSIILLIVTSLLPDVVKKVVCRALWPTTTERIQNADKLYNGQLSEFTPLASLHAPTRRRADHQNPIPRRSEPFTKKLMFTHWRSGPDYCTFTPLLRFAGNSRHSGAGYAHNGAGPETSV
- the LOC118378150 gene encoding phospholipid-transporting ATPase IH-like isoform X4 — encoded protein: MTMYSVVPLTANDHVQRFSIGCCLTLCCLFSRLQDKAADTIESLQKAGMKVWVLTGDKMETAAATCYASKLFRRSTQILELTTKRTEEQSLHDVLFDLSKTVLRQHGSMTRDTFSGLSADCVDYGLIIDGATLSAVLKPSQEDSSQGNYKEIFLEICRNCSAVLCCRMAPLQKAQIVKLIKSSPEHPITLAIGDGANDVSMILEAHVGIGIMGKEGRQAARNSDYAIPKFKHLKKMLLVHGHYYYIRISELVQYFFYKNVAFIFPQFLYQFFCGFSQQPLYDTAYLTLYNISFTSLPILLFSLIEQHINMDILKKDPSLYRDIAKNSLLRWPIFIYWTFLGVFDAVVFFFGSYFLFNNSTFTSNGQLMTTNTQMMFGNWTFGTLVFTVLVFTVTLKLAMDTHYWTWINHFVIWGSLLFFVIFSLLWGGIIWPFLNYQRMYYVFIQMLSSGPAWLSIILLIVTSLLPDVVKKVVCRALWPTTTERIQLYAACGYIPGLLQNADKLYNGQLSEFTPLASLHAPTRRRADHQNPIPRRTNWCCLCAYVLSRNTP
- the LOC118378150 gene encoding phospholipid-transporting ATPase IH-like isoform X8; translated protein: MTMYSVVPLTANDHVQRFSIGCCLTLCCLFSRLQDKAADTIESLQKAGMKVWVLTGDKMETAAATCYASKLFRRSTQILELTTKRTEEQSLHDVLFDLSKTVLRQHGSMTRDTFSGLSADCVDYGLIIDGATLSAVLKPSQEDSSQGNYKEIFLEICRNCSAVLCCRMAPLQKAQIVKLIKSSPEHPITLAIGDGANDVSMILEAHVGIGIMGKEGRQAARNSDYAIPKFKHLKKMLLVHGHYYYIRISELVQYFFYKNVAFIFPQFLYQFFCGFSQQPLYDTAYLTLYNISFTSLPILLFSLIEQHINMDILKKDPSLYRDIAKNSLLRWPIFIYWTFLGVFDAVVFFFGSYFLFNNSTFTSNGQMFGNWTFGTLVFTVLVFTVTLKLAMDTHYWTWINHFVIWGSLLFFVIFSLLWGGIIWPFLNYQRMYYVFIQMLSSGPAWLSIILLIVTSLLPDVVKKVVCRALWPTTTERIQTKRPCLTSEQSTIFMLSQTSSRLSF